The following are encoded together in the Campylobacter devanensis genome:
- the era gene encoding GTPase Era produces the protein MRSGFVTLIGRTNAGKSSLLNYLLDQKISMVSHKQNATRRKILGIVMNEQDQAIFIDTPGLHDSAKTLNKLMVQSAIKSLGDADAVVFVASVFDSLENYEKFLSLNTTLPHIIALTKIDEASQDKLFQKLNEYQKYSNNFQAIVPITIKKQAYRKIFLDALTPLLPEHPHYYDPEFITTTNEKDIYRDFILEAIFECVSQEVPYSSDAIVSKVKQKSDILEIEAKIITDNTHHKAILIGKNGATIKRIGIVARKIISEFNNQKVFIKLNVEIDKNWHTNENSIKKYLDLKGN, from the coding sequence ATGAGAAGTGGATTTGTAACCTTAATAGGCAGAACAAATGCTGGTAAAAGCAGCCTTTTAAATTACTTGCTTGATCAAAAAATATCTATGGTCTCACATAAGCAAAATGCTACAAGACGAAAAATTTTAGGCATTGTAATGAATGAGCAAGACCAAGCAATCTTTATAGATACCCCAGGTCTTCATGATAGCGCTAAGACATTAAACAAACTAATGGTTCAAAGCGCTATTAAATCTTTAGGTGATGCAGATGCAGTAGTATTTGTAGCTAGTGTTTTTGATAGTTTAGAAAATTACGAAAAGTTCTTAAGCTTAAATACTACTTTACCTCATATAATCGCACTTACAAAGATAGATGAAGCGAGCCAAGATAAGCTATTTCAAAAGTTAAATGAGTATCAAAAATACTCAAATAATTTTCAAGCTATAGTCCCAATAACTATTAAAAAACAAGCCTATAGAAAGATTTTTTTAGATGCTCTTACCCCCCTGCTTCCAGAGCATCCTCATTACTATGATCCAGAGTTTATCACCACAACAAATGAAAAAGATATTTATAGAGATTTTATATTAGAGGCTATATTTGAGTGTGTTAGTCAAGAGGTACCATATAGTTCTGATGCGATTGTATCAAAGGTAAAACAAAAGAGCGATATCTTAGAAATCGAGGCTAAAATTATAACAGATAATACCCACCATAAGGCAATTTTAATAGGCAAAAATGGTGCTACTATTAAGCGTATTGGAATTGTGGCTCGCAAAATTATAAGTGAATTTAATAATCAAAAAGTATTTATTAAATTAAATGTAGAGATAGATAAAAACTGGCATACTAATGAAAATAGCATTAAAAAATATTTAGATTTAAAAGGAAATTAA
- the hslU gene encoding HslU--HslV peptidase ATPase subunit, translating into MNLTPKDIVKFLDDYVIGQNDAKKVIAIALRNRYRRMQLPANIQDDIVPKNILMIGSTGVGKTEIARRLSKLFGLPFIKVEASKYTEVGFVGRDVESMIRDLAMAALNLVKQEHREKNSDKIEEYIEKRILEKLLPPLPNGATDEKKEQYQISYEKMKQKLKDGKLDDLTIELEIDQASFEAGANLPPDMAAMQESFIKVIGITNKKVKKELKVKDAKESLKNEASEKILDMESIKAEALRRAQNEGIIFIDEIDKVAVSSSGSSRQDPSKEGVQRDLLPIVEGSDVSTKFGTIKTDHILFIAAGAFHISKPSDLIPELQGRFPLRVSLDSLDEDALYEILTKPKNSLLNQYKALLNVEGVELEFSDDALRQIAKLTQSTNQKVEDIGARRLHTVIEKLLEDISFNADEYKGQKFNITKELVDEKLGQICQDEDRAKYIL; encoded by the coding sequence ATGAACTTAACACCAAAAGATATAGTAAAATTTTTAGATGATTATGTAATTGGTCAAAATGATGCTAAAAAAGTTATCGCTATTGCACTTCGTAATCGCTATAGGCGTATGCAATTGCCAGCTAATATTCAAGATGATATAGTGCCTAAAAATATCTTAATGATAGGCTCAACAGGCGTAGGTAAAACAGAGATTGCTAGGCGTCTTTCGAAACTATTTGGTTTGCCTTTTATCAAAGTCGAAGCTAGTAAATATACAGAAGTTGGCTTTGTAGGTAGAGATGTAGAGTCGATGATAAGAGATTTAGCGATGGCGGCGCTAAATTTAGTCAAACAAGAGCATCGTGAGAAAAATAGCGATAAAATAGAAGAGTATATAGAAAAGAGAATTCTAGAAAAGCTCCTTCCACCACTACCAAATGGCGCAACTGATGAGAAAAAAGAGCAATACCAAATCAGCTATGAAAAGATGAAACAAAAACTAAAAGATGGCAAGCTTGACGACCTTACTATTGAGCTAGAAATCGACCAAGCAAGCTTTGAAGCTGGGGCGAATTTACCACCTGATATGGCTGCTATGCAAGAAAGCTTTATAAAAGTAATTGGAATTACAAACAAAAAAGTCAAAAAAGAACTTAAAGTAAAAGACGCAAAAGAGAGCCTAAAAAACGAAGCTAGCGAGAAAATATTAGATATGGAAAGCATTAAAGCCGAAGCATTAAGAAGAGCTCAAAATGAAGGAATAATATTTATCGATGAGATTGACAAAGTAGCTGTGAGTAGCTCTGGTTCATCTCGCCAAGACCCTAGCAAAGAAGGCGTTCAAAGAGATCTTTTGCCTATTGTAGAAGGTAGTGATGTATCTACTAAATTTGGAACTATTAAAACTGATCATATACTATTTATAGCTGCTGGAGCATTTCACATCTCAAAGCCAAGCGATCTAATTCCTGAGCTTCAAGGTAGATTTCCACTGCGTGTAAGCCTTGATAGCTTAGATGAAGATGCCCTATATGAAATTCTAACAAAACCTAAAAATTCACTTTTAAATCAGTATAAAGCCTTACTTAATGTAGAGGGTGTAGAACTTGAATTTAGTGATGATGCTTTAAGACAAATTGCTAAACTAACTCAAAGTACCAATCAAAAAGTAGAAGATATCGGAGCTAGAAGACTTCATACTGTTATCGAAAAACTACTTGAGGATATTAGCTTTAATGCTGATGAATATAAAGGCCAGAAATTTAACATAACAAAAGAGTTAGTTGATGAAAAATTAGGGCAAATTTGCCAAGATGAAGATAGGGCAAAATATATATTATGA
- the hslV gene encoding ATP-dependent protease subunit HslV: MFHATTILAYRGKDAAVIGGDGQVSFGSTILKGNATKIRKLYGGKILAGFAGSTADAFNLFDMFERILDGVKGDLLKAVIEFSKEWRKDKVLRKLEAMMLVLNRDHIFLLSGTGDVVEPEDGKIAAIGSGGNYALSAARALDKFGSLSSEELVKESLKIAGEICIYTNTNIKTYTLTD, from the coding sequence ATGTTTCATGCTACTACTATACTAGCTTATAGAGGCAAAGATGCTGCTGTAATAGGTGGCGATGGTCAAGTAAGCTTTGGTTCTACAATTTTAAAAGGCAATGCTACAAAGATTAGAAAGCTATATGGCGGGAAAATTTTAGCCGGATTTGCTGGTTCTACTGCTGATGCATTTAATCTTTTTGATATGTTTGAGAGAATTCTTGATGGAGTCAAGGGTGATTTACTTAAGGCTGTAATTGAATTTAGCAAAGAGTGGAGAAAAGATAAAGTATTAAGAAAATTAGAGGCTATGATGTTAGTACTAAATCGTGATCATATATTTTTACTAAGTGGAACTGGAGATGTAGTAGAACCAGAAGATGGCAAGATAGCTGCTATCGGAAGTGGTGGAAATTACGCACTCTCAGCTGCTAGGGCTTTAGATAAATTTGGATCTCTTAGTAGTGAGGAATTGGTAAAAGAGAGTCTAAAAATAGCCGGAGAGATATGTATCTATACAAATACAAATATAAAAACTTATACATTAACGGATTAA
- the rplI gene encoding 50S ribosomal protein L9 translates to MKVLLIKDVKGLGKAGEVKDVKDGYGNNFLIGKGYAKAATDAVLRQWEAAKRNEAQIKEYEISQNEKLKDELAGVKITIKTKLGANGSPFGSITKDEIAKALKEQKGYEIDKKSLECDNIKALGEHEISIKLTHQIHAKFKIEVVGE, encoded by the coding sequence ATGAAAGTACTACTAATAAAAGATGTCAAAGGTCTAGGTAAAGCCGGAGAGGTAAAAGATGTAAAAGATGGCTATGGCAATAATTTTTTAATAGGCAAAGGATATGCTAAGGCTGCTACAGACGCTGTTTTAAGGCAGTGGGAAGCAGCCAAAAGAAATGAAGCTCAAATTAAAGAGTATGAGATTAGCCAAAATGAGAAGTTAAAAGATGAGCTAGCTGGTGTCAAAATCACTATAAAAACAAAATTAGGCGCCAATGGAAGCCCATTTGGTAGCATTACCAAAGATGAGATTGCAAAAGCATTAAAAGAGCAAAAAGGCTATGAAATAGACAAAAAATCCCTAGAATGTGATAATATAAAAGCTCTTGGCGAACATGAAATTTCAATAAAACTAACTCACCAAATTCATGCTAAATTTAAAATAGAAGTAGTAGGTGAGTAA
- a CDS encoding 4-(cytidine 5'-diphospho)-2-C-methyl-D-erythritol kinase has translation MRSFAKINIFLKITGFRGNYHELSSRFIICDWLYDEVELVKRISDGLIINNSFSDNIIFKAYDALVALGFSKQLEEFFKFHQVSLIKNIPVGGGLGGGSSNAATFLHLVNDTLNLNISQKKLMQIAHKIGADVAFFVSKFKAANVSGIGEIVEEFDDDIPNLDIITSPIFCSTPKVFNQYRANFDGFDENLARDLKKLKSSEILVNFTNIQLNDLLKPCQQIYRELDIANDEFLSGSGSTKFKTKNLT, from the coding sequence ATGAGAAGTTTTGCTAAGATTAATATTTTCTTAAAAATTACTGGATTTCGTGGGAACTATCATGAACTAAGCTCTAGATTTATTATTTGTGATTGGTTATATGATGAGGTTGAGCTAGTTAAACGAATAAGTGATGGCCTGATTATAAATAATTCATTTAGCGATAATATTATCTTTAAGGCTTATGATGCTTTAGTAGCGCTTGGTTTTAGCAAACAGCTTGAAGAGTTTTTTAAATTCCATCAAGTAAGTCTAATTAAAAATATTCCAGTTGGTGGTGGCTTAGGTGGTGGTAGCAGTAATGCAGCAACCTTTTTACACTTAGTAAATGATACATTAAATTTAAATATTTCACAAAAAAAATTAATGCAAATAGCTCATAAAATTGGTGCTGATGTAGCATTTTTTGTAAGCAAATTTAAAGCTGCAAATGTAAGTGGAATTGGCGAGATTGTAGAAGAATTTGATGATGATATACCAAATTTAGATATTATCACTAGCCCTATTTTTTGCTCTACTCCAAAAGTTTTTAACCAATATAGAGCTAATTTTGATGGATTTGATGAGAATTTAGCTAGAGATTTAAAAAAGCTAAAAAGTAGCGAAATTTTAGTAAATTTTACAAATATACAGTTAAATGATCTTTTAAAGCCATGTCAGCAGATTTATCGTGAGCTAGATATTGCTAACGATGAGTTTTTAAGTGGAAGTGGAAGCACTAAATTTAAAACCAAAAATTTAACATAA
- the csrA gene encoding carbon storage regulator CsrA, producing the protein MLILTRKVTESIKIGDDIEITILGIGTQNVKIAIQAPKDILILRKELVREIADNNTVASEPKQNLLEILAKKIFK; encoded by the coding sequence ATGCTTATATTAACACGAAAAGTTACAGAATCAATCAAAATTGGAGATGATATCGAAATTACAATTTTAGGTATTGGTACACAAAATGTAAAAATAGCAATTCAAGCACCAAAAGATATCTTAATTCTACGCAAAGAGTTAGTAAGAGAGATTGCCGATAATAACACAGTTGCTAGCGAGCCAAAGCAAAATTTGCTAGAAATTCTAGCCAAAAAGATATTTAAATGA
- the truB gene encoding tRNA pseudouridine(55) synthase TruB, which yields MNRLFVAYKPKGMVSNHFLSRLKRKYGVKKAGFSGILDPFASGCLIVAFGAYTRLFNYLKIEPKVYRATLWLGASSNSGDNENINQIHLPPTLDETQIKNALQNLQGKINYIPPKFSAKKIDGKRAYELARSGSEFELKECQMEVFSTKFISYCHPFITFDIAVSAGSYIRSYAQILAKNLGLIGTLSALERISEGKFKFQNETPLNPLEYLNLTKNSYKGDILDIVLGKKLKCSDFETSSDGEYLIELDDTFSIIKIENQEVKYMINRMEKCLY from the coding sequence ATGAATAGGCTATTTGTAGCGTATAAGCCAAAAGGTATGGTATCAAACCACTTTTTAAGCAGACTTAAACGAAAATATGGAGTCAAAAAGGCTGGATTTTCTGGGATTTTAGATCCATTTGCGAGCGGATGCTTGATTGTGGCATTTGGGGCATATACAAGGCTATTTAACTATCTTAAAATTGAGCCTAAGGTATATAGAGCCACGCTCTGGCTAGGGGCTAGTTCAAATAGTGGAGATAATGAAAATATCAACCAAATTCACCTTCCACCTACTCTAGATGAAACACAGATAAAAAACGCCTTACAAAATCTTCAAGGCAAAATAAACTACATACCACCAAAATTTAGTGCAAAAAAAATTGATGGCAAAAGAGCCTATGAACTAGCTAGATCTGGGAGTGAATTTGAGTTAAAAGAGTGTCAAATGGAAGTTTTTAGTACTAAATTTATAAGCTATTGCCACCCATTTATCACATTTGATATAGCAGTTTCAGCTGGGTCATATATACGCTCTTATGCACAAATTCTAGCAAAAAATTTAGGATTAATAGGTACATTAAGTGCGCTTGAAAGAATCAGTGAAGGAAAATTTAAATTTCAAAACGAAACTCCACTAAATCCATTAGAATATCTAAATTTAACTAAAAATAGCTATAAAGGCGATATTTTAGATATAGTTTTAGGTAAAAAACTTAAATGTAGTGATTTTGAAACTAGTAGCGATGGGGAGTATCTAATTGAATTAGATGATACTTTTAGCATAATTAAAATAGAAAATCAAGAAGTAAAATATATGATAAATAGGATGGAAAAATGCTTATATTAA
- a CDS encoding ATP-dependent helicase, protein MNNLLNSLNENQKIAATHIDGPMLILAGAGSGKTKTITSRLAYLISEVGIDPLNTLTLTFTNKAATTMKQRAMAMLGNYNTNPLLCTFHKFGLLFLKFHINELDRSNNFIIIDTDDKKKIIKEIESEVQTAIVANEISKYKNMLLSVEAVMDSSKLDAQYTKTNYEKIAKAYKLYEEYLKSNNLVDFDDLLCLTYNILAKNPDLSDQISDRYKYIMVDEYQDTNDLQYKLLRQLCYNHQNLVVVGDDDQSIYGWRGARIENILNFKDQFSSVKLIKLETNYRSTPSILKAANELIDHNRSRLGKSLVSQLPDENPIEILEHSDENAEAKNIATKINKLLSSGVSANEIAILYRVNALSRSLEDGLNKARIPYKMVGGVKFYERAEIKDIISYLRLILNPNDDFSLTRIINRPKRGLGKVSLAKLEKFAFDSKTSLYNAIYIAGEDVLSKKLSQTLIQLADNIKELSTLSPYDLISRLDSIFGIKAYYESLPDGAERVINIDEFYALLKDHILNTENFDLEEFLNELALESEQDRISDDAISIMSVHASKGLEFEHLFVIGLEEGFFPLLGDGSDIEEERRLAYVAITRAKRGLNLSYSNSRFYKGQRSRLNRSRFLSEAGLCKGSLKIESQNEFKKGDLIKHKIFGIGRVVEVTKIKNEFKLKINFGGNIKDIISSFVEKVI, encoded by the coding sequence ATGAACAATTTATTAAATTCACTTAATGAAAATCAAAAAATAGCCGCCACCCATATAGATGGCCCAATGCTAATCTTAGCTGGAGCTGGAAGCGGTAAAACAAAAACCATAACTTCGCGTCTAGCCTATTTAATAAGTGAAGTTGGCATAGATCCACTAAACACTCTTACGCTCACATTTACTAATAAAGCAGCCACTACTATGAAACAGCGTGCTATGGCTATGCTTGGTAATTATAATACAAATCCATTGCTTTGCACATTTCATAAGTTTGGTCTATTATTTTTAAAATTTCATATAAATGAACTAGATAGAAGCAATAACTTTATAATAATTGATACTGATGATAAAAAAAAGATTATAAAAGAGATAGAGAGCGAAGTCCAAACCGCCATAGTAGCAAATGAGATATCAAAATACAAAAATATGCTTTTAAGTGTTGAAGCTGTGATGGATAGCTCTAAATTAGACGCTCAATACACAAAGACAAATTACGAAAAAATAGCAAAAGCTTATAAATTATATGAAGAGTATTTAAAGAGTAATAACTTAGTTGATTTTGATGATCTTTTATGCTTGACTTATAATATTTTGGCTAAAAATCCAGATTTGAGCGATCAAATTTCAGATAGATATAAGTATATAATGGTTGATGAGTATCAAGATACAAATGATTTACAATACAAACTACTTCGCCAACTATGCTACAATCATCAAAACTTAGTAGTAGTAGGAGATGATGACCAAAGCATATATGGATGGAGAGGTGCAAGGATAGAAAATATCTTGAATTTCAAAGATCAATTCAGTAGCGTCAAACTAATCAAATTAGAGACTAATTACCGCTCTACTCCTTCAATCCTAAAAGCAGCCAATGAGCTAATAGATCACAACAGATCAAGGCTTGGCAAAAGCTTAGTAAGTCAGTTGCCAGATGAAAATCCTATAGAGATTTTAGAGCATAGTGATGAAAATGCTGAAGCTAAAAACATCGCTACAAAGATAAATAAACTCCTATCAAGTGGCGTATCGGCTAACGAAATTGCTATTTTATATAGAGTTAATGCTCTATCAAGAAGCTTAGAAGATGGGTTAAACAAAGCTAGAATTCCATATAAAATGGTAGGCGGAGTCAAATTCTATGAAAGGGCTGAAATCAAAGATATTATAAGCTATTTAAGGCTGATTTTAAACCCAAATGATGACTTCTCTCTAACTCGCATTATCAATCGCCCAAAACGGGGTCTAGGCAAGGTGAGTCTAGCTAAATTAGAGAAATTTGCCTTTGATAGCAAAACTTCTTTATATAATGCTATATATATTGCTGGTGAGGATGTATTGAGCAAGAAATTAAGCCAAACATTAATCCAGTTAGCAGATAACATCAAAGAGCTATCAACTCTATCGCCATACGATTTGATAAGTAGACTTGACTCTATATTTGGGATAAAGGCATATTATGAGAGTCTGCCTGATGGAGCTGAGAGGGTTATAAATATTGATGAATTTTATGCTTTATTAAAAGATCATATATTAAATACGGAGAATTTCGATTTAGAAGAGTTTTTAAATGAGCTTGCGCTTGAGAGCGAACAAGATAGAATTAGCGATGATGCTATATCTATTATGAGTGTGCATGCTAGCAAGGGGCTTGAGTTTGAGCATCTATTTGTAATTGGGCTTGAAGAGGGATTTTTCCCGCTTCTTGGCGATGGAAGCGATATAGAAGAAGAGAGACGCCTAGCGTATGTAGCCATCACTAGGGCTAAAAGGGGGTTAAATTTATCATACTCAAATTCACGGTTTTACAAAGGCCAAAGATCAAGGCTAAATAGATCAAGATTTCTAAGTGAAGCTGGCCTTTGCAAAGGCTCTTTAAAGATAGAGAGCCAAAATGAGTTTAAAAAAGGCGATCTAATCAAGCATAAAATTTTTGGTATCGGACGAGTTGTAGAAGTAACTAAAATCAAAAATGAATTTAAACTAAAAATAAATTTTGGTGGAAATATCAAAGATATTATCTCATCTTTTGTAGAGAAGGTTATATGA
- a CDS encoding LysR family transcriptional regulator, which produces MIDFNKIYTFMTIVKEKSFSKASATLGLSQPAVTLQIKKLEEMLQTTLLVRRKNGIVLTKEGDRFYKLCLKFEGAMFRFKEEAHRIKDEKFKISVATNLLIAHAILPFMLDKICNVINSDLDVKIADTNNDLVSSLMDKRCDIIMTQERLYNDHLIFKKLFEYEIILVSNKVPNQKITPAKLSEFNFITDRTKAFLKGYFEQFGVNYDDLHTVYTLDGAIATRCAMLNNKSREYVAFLPKFLVKKSIANGTLFPVEIEGVNIIRPVFIAGLKENESILEKVSKISIDL; this is translated from the coding sequence TTGATAGATTTTAATAAGATATATACATTTATGACGATTGTTAAGGAAAAAAGTTTTTCAAAAGCTTCAGCCACTTTAGGCCTTTCTCAGCCAGCCGTTACTTTACAGATTAAAAAGCTTGAAGAAATGTTGCAAACTACGCTTTTAGTTAGGCGTAAAAATGGGATTGTTTTAACAAAAGAGGGGGATAGATTTTATAAATTATGTCTTAAATTTGAAGGAGCTATGTTTAGATTTAAAGAGGAAGCTCATAGAATAAAAGATGAGAAATTTAAAATCTCAGTTGCTACAAACTTACTTATAGCTCATGCTATTTTGCCATTTATGTTAGATAAAATTTGCAATGTTATAAATAGCGATTTAGATGTAAAAATAGCCGATACAAATAATGATCTAGTATCAAGTTTAATGGATAAAAGATGCGATATTATAATGACGCAAGAGAGATTATATAATGATCATTTGATATTTAAAAAGCTATTTGAGTATGAGATAATTTTAGTCTCAAATAAAGTCCCAAATCAAAAAATAACTCCAGCAAAGCTTAGTGAATTTAACTTTATAACAGATAGAACGAAGGCGTTTTTAAAAGGTTATTTTGAGCAATTTGGTGTAAATTATGATGATCTACACACTGTCTATACTCTTGATGGTGCTATAGCTACTAGGTGCGCAATGCTAAATAATAAATCTAGAGAGTATGTAGCGTTTTTGCCTAAATTTTTGGTGAAAAAATCAATTGCCAATGGCACTTTATTTCCAGTAGAAATTGAGGGTGTTAATATTATTCGTCCAGTATTTATAGCAGGACTCAAAGAGAATGAGTCCATACTAGAAAAGGTTAGTAAAATATCTATTGACCTTTAA
- a CDS encoding M3 family oligoendopeptidase has product MIWDLSKFFASSDELDTFCLNLQKNANEFNSKFNKNLNSLKPNEFKTAISEYEQILADIGKIMSYAYLKFAKDTSQGAFLAKYEEICTKIEEQILFFEIEFNELDKDRQSSFIAINPKFSYYLENLAKNKAHQLSFLEERILLRTANTGASAFSRLFDESMARARFEFRGQSLKEEEILSKLSSDDRSVRKDAAYSLSKGLEPMQHLLTYIYNMIKTDLKNSCELRGYELGESSRHLSNQIEKASVDALIKASENSFDLVSKFYNKKRQILGYDKLYDYDRYAPLGGDEQISYEEAKEIVIDAFNSFNPLFGTLAKRAFDENWCDVYPDKNKQAGAFSHSASSDVHPFVLLNFTGRRRDLFTLAHELGHSIHQYLSYEVGYLNSHTPLTTAETASVFCEMLVFEYIKNTLPKEQKTALLAGKIEDIFATLYRQINFTTFERRVHAYDGEISSDELNQIWLEESKKMFGDSLELNEYYKIWWSYIPHFIHSPFYCYAYSYAQLLVLALFGLYKSGKCENFIEIYTKFLSLGGSKSPKELVAMFGFDIDDEKFWSVGIAQVANLVDEFIQGE; this is encoded by the coding sequence ATGATATGGGATCTATCTAAATTTTTTGCTAGTAGCGATGAGCTAGATACATTTTGTTTAAATTTACAAAAAAATGCCAATGAGTTTAATTCTAAATTTAATAAAAATCTAAACTCATTAAAGCCTAATGAATTTAAAACTGCAATAAGTGAATATGAGCAAATTTTAGCTGATATTGGCAAGATAATGAGCTATGCGTATTTAAAATTTGCCAAAGATACAAGCCAAGGGGCGTTTTTGGCTAAATATGAAGAGATTTGTACTAAGATTGAAGAGCAAATTCTATTTTTTGAGATTGAATTTAATGAGCTTGATAAAGATAGACAATCTAGCTTTATAGCCATAAATCCTAAATTTAGCTACTACTTAGAAAATCTAGCTAAAAATAAAGCCCATCAGTTGAGTTTTTTAGAAGAGAGAATTTTGCTAAGAACTGCAAATACTGGTGCTAGTGCATTTAGTAGATTGTTTGATGAGAGTATGGCTAGAGCTAGGTTTGAGTTTCGTGGACAAAGCTTAAAAGAAGAGGAGATTTTATCTAAGCTTAGTAGCGATGATAGAAGCGTTAGAAAAGATGCTGCATACTCACTAAGCAAAGGTTTAGAGCCGATGCAACACCTACTAACATACATATATAATATGATAAAAACAGATCTAAAAAATAGCTGTGAGTTACGCGGATATGAGCTAGGTGAATCAAGTAGACACCTAAGCAATCAAATAGAAAAAGCTAGCGTAGATGCGCTAATCAAAGCTAGTGAAAATAGCTTTGATTTGGTGAGTAAATTTTATAATAAAAAGCGTCAAATATTAGGTTATGATAAACTATATGATTATGATAGATATGCTCCTCTTGGTGGCGATGAACAGATAAGTTATGAAGAGGCTAAAGAGATTGTAATTGATGCTTTTAATAGTTTTAATCCACTTTTTGGCACTTTGGCCAAGAGAGCTTTTGATGAGAATTGGTGCGATGTATATCCAGATAAAAATAAACAAGCTGGAGCATTTTCTCACTCTGCTAGTAGCGATGTGCATCCATTTGTACTTTTAAATTTCACAGGTAGAAGGCGTGATCTTTTTACTTTAGCACATGAACTAGGCCATAGCATACATCAATATCTTAGCTATGAAGTAGGCTATCTTAACTCACATACTCCGCTTACTACTGCTGAGACAGCTTCGGTATTTTGTGAGATGTTGGTTTTTGAATATATTAAAAACACTCTACCAAAAGAACAAAAAACTGCCCTACTAGCTGGCAAAATAGAAGATATTTTTGCTACACTTTATAGACAGATTAATTTTACTACATTTGAAAGACGAGTTCATGCTTATGATGGCGAAATAAGTAGCGATGAGCTAAATCAAATTTGGCTAGAAGAGTCTAAAAAGATGTTTGGCGACTCTTTAGAATTAAATGAGTATTATAAAATTTGGTGGAGCTATATACCGCATTTTATCCACTCACCATTTTATTGCTATGCCTACTCATACGCTCAGCTTTTAGTGCTTGCTCTTTTTGGACTATATAAAAGTGGAAAATGTGAAAATTTTATAGAGATATATACTAAGTTTTTATCTCTTGGCGGTAGCAAGAGTCCAAAAGAGCTTGTCGCTATGTTTGGATTTGATATTGATGATGAGAAGTTTTGGAGTGTAGGAATTGCTCAAGTAGCAAATTTAGTAGATGAGTTTATACAAGGAGAGTAG